The window ATAATCATTTGAATTAAGGCGTTCAGTGAAGCGCTATTCAATCGACCTCTGTCTGAAGGTTAAAACAAACGGATTCGCTTAAACTAGCGAATCTTTTTGTTTTTTAATAGAAGTTACTAAATTGACCGGGAAATTGATACTAACCACTATATAACCTCGTGAATCAATTATAAAGTGCTGAAAAACAGATTTTCTATCAAAAATAGGTCTTTTATACAGTTTGGAGTCGGTTTTCTGAACCATCGGAATCATTTTGGATAAATATTGAAACTAATCATGTGAAAATGATGTATGGTAAATAGAATTCATTGACAAAGAACAGAGGGGGAGTAAAAGATGACTGATATTGAGCGCGAAGGGCTTTACATGGGTATTCGAAACTTCCGTGAAAAACAGGTGACAAGCGGATTATCGTTAGATGAAGAGAAGGCACTTAAAACATTACTAGAGCAAGTCGATACGGACATTAAAAAAGTACATAAAATGCAAGTGAACTTTAGCGACGAGCAAATGAAAGCGTCTGTCAAAGTGGAGGCAATCAGAAATGCCACTTTCGTTGAAAGCCCGGTAAAACGTAATTTTTTGGATAAGGTAATGAAAAAAGAACAAATTGTTTATTATAATCTTCAAGTGCCTAATTGGGCTGATTTGGACTCCTACGAATGGACCTACACGTTTGCACTGGAAGTTAGAAGTTTCATGGAGCAGGTAGGATTAGGGGATAAGTGGAGCACTTTGCTGCCGCCTATCATGGAAATATCAGCTGTTGAAAGTTTGGATAAAGAAGAAGTTGAGTGGTTGAATCTGTTACCCGACACGAAATGGTGCTTAACTGCATTTGATGAAGTGGACGAGTTGGAGAAACTAGCGAAACAGCATAGCGAGGAAATGTATGAAAGTATCACTTGGCTGAAAGAACACTGGAAAGATGGCTATCAGATTTATAGTGACTATACTGAGTTGGGTTTTATACAACTCTCGTGAACGTTGTATAAGTATGAGTAGGTAATAATTTCGTGTGCGAGGCAACTGTCATTCCATTCAAAAATCCTTAAAATAATTAAAATGAAAGAGTAGCCCGTACTGTGGAAAAATGATCTCAGAGGAATTAATAAAAGCTCCTCTAGAAGAGAGTTTGGGTGACAGCTTGTGGCAGTGACTGGAACCACTTATCACGCTTGAAGTTCAATCAGTTGATAACTCCGGGCGGTCATTTTAGAATGGTTTGTATACTTTTTTTGAAGTGTAAAGTAGGAATGAAAGAAGGTTTTTTTATGAAGAAAGGAATTGCTATTTTTTTTGTATCATGCTTTTGGCGGGATGTTCCAGTGGGGGAGCTGATGCGCCTAAAACGGAGACAGATGGTGGAACTAAAGTTGGTCAAACTGAAGTGAAACCTGACAGCTCCAATACCCAAGATAATGCGGTGGTTGAAAAGACAGCCAAATCCAATGAAGCAAATACTGGAGAAGTCATAACGAATTCAAATAACGACGCTCTTAAAGACCTACCAGAATTTAAAGTGCTAGCTGACACTATTGACTTGGGTGTTTATCACGGAATGATAGAAACTGATAACCAAGGAACTCGAATCATTCTCTTTGGAAACGAACAGAATCATAAAGAATATAAAAGTATCTTTGTCAAAAATGATAATCGCTTAAAAATTATTAAACTAGAAAATGATGGTTTAATTTACAATAAGATATTAAAATAAACAAAACAGCTGAGAACATCGATTACACTCGATATTCTACAGCTGTTTTTAAAATAATTTAAGGATTGGCACCGAAAAAAATGTAACTTCTTCCATCGTACTCCGTCTAATCTGTTGAGTAACGGAAAGTGAGGAGATAGTATGAAGAAATTCGGTACAGTCGCATTGGCAGCACTATTAACTGGAAGCATGGTTGGTGGCTATACGGCTCATGCGCAGGAAGAACAACCGCAAGTTATTAGCGCCAAAGAGGAAGATACAACAAATTATGTGAATTTCACAGGCATTATCAAAGAGATTGAAAAAGGGGATAAAGAGATTCTCGTAACGCTTGAAAATAAAGATGAGATGATTATGATTTTACGCATCACTGATGAATCTCTACTCTTCAATAGCGGAACGACAAAATCAATTGGAAAAACAGACCTAAAAAAAGGCGCAGTGGTCGAAGCTTATTATGACAAAAACAAGCCGATGATTTTAATTTATCCAGCGCAAGTTACCCCTGAAATCGTTGTTATGAAAAATGACGACGTTTTCGGAGAAGTGAAAATCGCTAAGTTTGATAAAGATTACCTCAGTTTGGATGGGAAATTGAAACTGAACCTAAGTGAAGAGACAGTCCTTTTGAATCAACAAGGAAAAGTAATTAAAGAAAAAGGTCTTGAAGGAAAAGAATTGGCCGTCTTCTATGATGCAACAACAAGAAGCCTTCCACCTCAAACATCGCCGTCCAAAGTCATTGCATTGGATTATGTCACTGAGGAACTGCCGGAAACAGAAACACCGTCTGAACCTGAAAAACCGGACACCTCAAAAATGGATGAAATCATTAAAAACGATCACTACATGAAAAATGGTGTAAAGATGATTCCGCTGCGTAAAGTGGCTGAGCAACTTGGTTACCATGTGCTCTCTCAACCAAAAGTCAATGGCGCACTCGTCACACTGGAAAATAGTTCATTTACAATCACACGTGGCGATAAAAAGTATGGTTATAATAAAAGCATTCAATC of the Sporosarcina sp. FSL K6-1508 genome contains:
- a CDS encoding stalk domain-containing protein is translated as MKKFGTVALAALLTGSMVGGYTAHAQEEQPQVISAKEEDTTNYVNFTGIIKEIEKGDKEILVTLENKDEMIMILRITDESLLFNSGTTKSIGKTDLKKGAVVEAYYDKNKPMILIYPAQVTPEIVVMKNDDVFGEVKIAKFDKDYLSLDGKLKLNLSEETVLLNQQGKVIKEKGLEGKELAVFYDATTRSLPPQTSPSKVIALDYVTEELPETETPSEPEKPDTSKMDEIIKNDHYMKNGVKMIPLRKVAEQLGYHVLSQPKVNGALVTLENSSFTITRGDKKYGYNKSIQSFEVAPELKGMKTYVSEDFLELLIKN